Proteins encoded within one genomic window of Clupea harengus chromosome 10, Ch_v2.0.2, whole genome shotgun sequence:
- the LOC116222080 gene encoding carboxypeptidase N subunit 2 has protein sequence MGCAGGPCEPGDDCKNRDVYDKTAKSVPVTLKAGTKEVFFVGSQISTIPKGAFATNPQLEKIEFLGTITDSIETGAFEGLNNIKIIEISSTPLESVTVGVFQDLSSLETLVLKNNKIQNLEKGLFDGLEKLRELQLHINEIVSIEEGTFDQLENLQTLHLAKNNLSSISSSLLSKLKKLKTIRLYENELTSLPDGLFDNLQGLTEIALYNNKISYIQPQLIQNKDKLEKLLLNNNLLTELPPQMFVNFPLLKSLTLQSNLLTHLPPNVFGEKPKLTELSLKTNKLTSLPPGGLKGLSKLRKLDLSENQFETVAGEFFDGLEKVTDLNLQKNVIKSLTSDNFEKLKSLTTLRLSKNELKWLPDDVFSSLPKLSKLYLDGNPWYCDCNLIPLYNWMKSHEKILKSPPLCASPESLKDREIISLEESDFICPTTLPTTTTLHTTTTPVPTTALQTTTTPVPTTTTPVPTTTLQTTTTPVPTTTLQTTTTPVPTTTLQTTTTPVPTTTTPVSTTALQTTTTPVPTTTLQTTTTPVPTTTTPVPTTTQTTTLPTTKATTTLPVTTTELPTTTLPTTTLATTLLMTTLPTTAETTTTARTTTTEATTSLITTTLPTTTLAPTTPTTTALPTTTTAATTTEMTTTLITTTPPSTTCELTTTALTTDLTTTLPTTISATTTLQTTPKTTPTTTSLQTTSQMETTRSPTTPTHFTCVSTHYPEQQGQRLYNRVKLTRFAYSKEVILRPVQEVETVAL, from the exons ATGGGCTGCGCTGGTGGACCTTGTGAGCCGGGAGATGACTGTAAAAACAGGGATGTCTATGATAAAACAGCAAAGTCTGTTCCTGTCACATTGAAAGCTGGAACCAAAGAGGTCTTTTTTGTGGGCAGTCAAATCAGCACAATTCCCAAAGGAGCGTTTGCCACCAATCCTCAGCTTGAGAAGATCGAGTTCCTTGGTACCATAACAGATTCCATTGAGACTGGAGCATTTGAGGGATTAAATAACATTAAGATCATTGAGATATCTAGTACACCGCTGGAGTCAGTTACCGTTGGAGTCTTTCAGGATTTGAGCAGCCTTGAAACTCTGGTcctaaaaaacaacaaaatccaGAATTTAGAGAAGGGTTTATTTGATGGTCTTGAGAAACTCAGAGAACTACAGCTGCACATTAATGAGATTGTCTCCATTGAGGAAGGGACATTTGATCAGCTAGAAAATCTTCAGACTCTTCATCTGGCAAAGAATAATCTTAGCTCCATTTCATCATCTCTCCTTTCAAAATTGAAGAAGCTCAAAACAATCAGATTGTatgaaaatgaattaacatcCCTACCTGATGGATTATTTGACAATCTACAAGGTCTTACAGAGATTGCTTTATATAACAACAAAATATCATATATACAGCCACAATTAATTCAGAATAAAGACAAATTAGAAAAGTTACTTCTAAACAACAACCTCTTAACAGAGCTGCCACCGCAGATGTTTGTCAACTTTCCATTACTTAAATCATTAACACTGCAGAGTAATCTATTAACACATCTCCCCCCAAACGTATTTGGAGAAAAGCCTAAACTTACAGAATTAAGCTTGAAGACCAACAAACTCACCTCACTTCCTCCAGGAGGCTTGAAAGGCCTTTCAAAGCTGCGTAAATTGGATCTGTCTGAGAATCAGTTTGAAACTGTGGCAGGGGAGTTTTTTGATGGTCTGGAGAAGGTCACAGACCTTAATCTTCAGAAAAATGTTATTAAATCCCTTACATCAGACAATTTTGAGAAACTTAAATCTCTAACAACCCTAAGGCTTTCTAAAAATGAACTGAAATGGCTTCCAGATGATGTTTTCAGTTCTTTACCAAAATTGAGTAAATTATACCTGGATGGCAATCCTTGGTATTGTGACTGTAACCTAATACCCTTATACAACTGGATGAAATCACATGAAAAGATCTTAAAATCTCCACCACTATGTGCCTCACCTGAgtctttgaaagacagagagatcatCAGTCTAGAAGAGAGTGACTTCATATGCCCCACTACGCTGCCAACCACAACAACCTTACATACCACTACCACACCTGTGCCTACAACAGCCTTACAAACCACTACTACACCTGTGCCAACCACTACCACACCTGTGCCCACAACAACCTTACAAACCACTACCACACCTGTGCCTACAACAACCTTACAAACCACTACCACACCTGTGCCTACAACAACCTTACAAACCACTACTACACCTGTGCCAACCACTACCACACCTGTGTCAACAACAGCCTTACAAACCACTACCACACCTGTACCTACAACAACCTTACAAACCACTACCACACCTGTGCCAACCACTACCACACCTGTGCCTACTACAACACAGACTACAACACTGCCAACCACAAAAGCTACAACTACATTACCAGTAACTACGACAGAACTGCCAACAACAACATTACCTACAACTACACTAGCTACAACACTGTTGATGACAACTCTACCAACAACTGCAGAAACAACCACAACAGCAAGAACCACAACAACAGAGGCTACCACCTCACTAATTACAACAACTCTGCCAACCACTACATTGGCACCTACAACACCAACAACCACAGCACTACCAACTACTACTACGGCTGCTACCACAACCGAAATGACTACCACTCTGATAACCACTACACCACCCTCAACAACATGTGAACTCACTACAACAGCTCTGACCACTGATCTGACCACAACCTTACCAACAACAATCAGCGCTACAACTACCCTTCAAACAACCCCCAAGACCACACCTACTACCACATCCCTTCAAACAACCTCTCAGATGGAAACCACTCGGTCACCAACCACCCCAACCCATTTCACCTGTGTCAGCACCCATTATCCTGAACAG CAAGGGCAGCGACTGTACAACAGGGTAAAACTAACCCGCTTCGCTTACAGCAAAGAAGTCATCCTAAGGCCAGTACAAGAAGTTGAGACTGTTGCTCTGTGA